One window from the genome of Bacteroides sp. encodes:
- a CDS encoding PEP/pyruvate-binding domain-containing protein, whose protein sequence is MKYTYKLEELDNSNVKEVGGKNASLGEMFSSLASKGIRVPDGFATSAKCYWEYLEKNDLKEDIEELLSNLDSDNLENLEDTSGKIREKIMEGQIPEEIEKEIKKAYEALKEREKKLGSVAVRSSATAEDLPDASFAGQHESYMNIRGMDQLLKAWKKCVASLFTDRAIKYRLENGFEHMKVALSVGVQKMVRSDKASSGVMFTIDTET, encoded by the coding sequence ATGAAATATACTTATAAACTGGAAGAACTGGATAATTCTAATGTAAAAGAAGTTGGAGGGAAAAATGCTTCCTTGGGCGAGATGTTCTCAAGTCTGGCATCGAAAGGGATCAGGGTTCCTGATGGTTTTGCCACTTCTGCGAAATGCTATTGGGAATATCTGGAAAAGAATGACCTGAAAGAAGATATTGAAGAACTTTTGTCAAATCTTGACTCCGATAATCTTGAGAACCTTGAAGATACAAGCGGCAAGATAAGGGAAAAGATCATGGAAGGCCAGATCCCTGAAGAAATAGAAAAGGAGATCAAAAAGGCTTACGAAGCCTTGAAGGAACGTGAAAAAAAACTGGGCAGTGTGGCCGTGCGAAGCAGTGCCACTGCCGAGGATTTGCCTGATGCAAGTTTTGCTGGTCAGCACGAGTCTTACATGAATATCAGGGGGATGGATCAACTGCTTAAGGCCTGGAAAAAGTGCGTGGCCTCCCTGTTTACCGACCGGGCCATAAAATACCGTTTGGAAAATGGCTTTGAGCACATGAAAGTTGCTCTTTCCGTGGGGGTTCAAAAAATGGTGCGTTCCGATAAAGCCAGTTCGGGGGTAATGTTTACCATCGATACCGAGACT